In Marmota flaviventris isolate mMarFla1 chromosome 17, mMarFla1.hap1, whole genome shotgun sequence, a single genomic region encodes these proteins:
- the Gast gene encoding gastrin: protein MQRLCVYALVLVLALAAFSEASWKPRSQLQDAPLGPVTNKGLEPQWLDRRQLGPRGPPHLVADLSKKQGPWMEEEEAAYGWMDFGRRSAEEGDQRP from the exons ATGCAGCGACTGTGTGTATATGCGCTGGTTTTGGTGCTGGCTCTGGCTGCCTTCTCTGAAGCTTCTTGGAAGCCCCGCTCCCAGCTGCAGGATGCGCCCTTGGGTCCAGTGACCAATAAAGGCCTGGAGCCACAGTGGCTGGACCGAAGGCAGCTAGGGCCCCGGGGGCCCCCACACCTTGTGGCAG ACCTGTCCAAGAAGCAGGGGCCATGGATGGAGGAAGAAGAAGCAGCATATGGGTGGATGGACTTCGGCCGCCGCAGTGCTGAGGAAGGGGACCAGCGTCCCTAG